A genomic window from Osmerus eperlanus unplaced genomic scaffold, fOsmEpe2.1 SCAFFOLD_317, whole genome shotgun sequence includes:
- the olig2 gene encoding oligodendrocyte transcription factor 2 — protein sequence MNLRIMDSDSRVSSRPSSPEVDDIFLSAMKKSGFSGTVSSTQSDSPPEIPADLRSLSSNDDDDLSLKMLSKKDRKLLSEDELQGMRLKINSRERKRMHDLNIAMDGLREVMPYAHGPSVRKLSKIATLLLARNYILMLSNSLEEMKRLVSEIYGSGHHSGFHPSACGTMAHTGPLPGHPVVSHASHPVHHPLLPPAVSSASLSAPGMSVTSVRPHHGLLKAPPGAGPLGSSFQHWGIGTGMPCPCSMCQVPPPHVPGMSTVSMSRLTSDSK from the coding sequence ATGAATCTGAGGATCATGGACTCTGACAGCCGCGTGTCAAGCAGACCCTCTTCACCCGAAGTGGACGATATTTTCCTTTCGGCGATGAAGAAGTCGGGCTTCTCTGGCACCGTGTCGTCAACGCAGAGCGACTCGCCGCCGGAGATACCGGCAGACCTGCGCAGCCTCTCCAGCAACGACGATGACGATCTCTCCCTGAAGATGCTGTCAAAGAAGGACCGTAAACTTCTCTCGGAGGACGAGCTGCAGGGGATGCGCCTGAAGATCAACAGCcgcgagaggaagaggatgcacGACTTGAACATCGCGATGGACGGGCTCCGGGAGGTCATGCCGTACGCACACGGACCCTCGGTGCGTAAACTCTCCAAAATCGCCACCCTCCTTCTGGCAAGAAATTATATCCTGATGCTGAGCAACTCCCTCGAGGAGATGAAACGACTCGTGAGCGAGATCTACGGCAGCGGTCACCACAGCGGTTTCCATCCATCTGCCTGCGGGACCATGGCGCACACGGGGCCGTTGCCCGGCCACCCGGTGGTTTCTCACGCCTCCCACCCGGTgcaccaccctctcctccctccggcAGTCTCCTCCGCCTCACTCTCTGCGCCCGGTATGTCCGTGACCTCGGTCAGACCTCACCACGGACTTTTGAAGGCGCCCCCCGGTGCAGGCCCCCTGGGCAGCAGCTTCCAGCACTGGGGTATCGGTACCGGGATGCCCTGTCCGTGCAGCATGTGCCAAGTGCCTCCGCCACACGTGCCCGGTATGAGCACCGTCAGCATGTCACGGCTGACGAGTGACTCTAAGTGA